GGGTCCATCCATGCCATCCCCGCCTCCGACTGGAACGCCTGCGCCGGGGCCGGCAATCCCTTTATCCGCCATGGCTTCCTGGCGGCCTTGGAACAGTCGCGTGCGGTCGCCGGCGAAACCGGCTGGCTGCCCCGTCATGTACTGATACGCGACGGGCATGGCGAAATCGTGGCGGTGGCGCCCATGTACGTCAAAAGCCACTCCTATGGCGAATACGTGTTCGATTGGGGCTGGGCGGAAACCTATGCCAGGGCGGGCGGTCGATACTATCCCAAACTGCAATGCGCCGTGCCCTTCACCCCGGCCACCGGGCCACGCCTGCTGTCGCGCCACGACGACCCGGCCCACCGGCTGGCCCTGGCCGAAACCATGGTGCGGCTGGCATCGCAGGCGGGGATGTCGTCGCTGCACATCACCTTTCCCACCGAGGCCGAGGCGGATCTGCTGGAAAGCGCCGGCTTCATCCGCCGCCTGGGCTGCCAATATCATTGGGAGAACGCCGATTACGGCTGTTTCGATGATTTCCTTGGGCACTTGTCGTCGCGCAAGCGCAAGCAGGTGCGCAAGGAACGCCAGGCGGTGGCGGCCCAGGGGTTCCATATCACCACCTTGGTCGGGGCCGACATCAAAGCCCGGCACTGGGATGCCTTCCATCGCTTCTACGAAAACGTCATCGACCGGAAATGGGGATCGGCCTATCTCACCCGCGCCTTCTTCGACCATCTGTCGGGATCGGAAGTGGCCGACAAGGTGGTGCTGGTGTGGGTGGAACAAGACGGCCAGCCGGTGGCCGCCGCCTTCAACATGCTGGGCGACGACACCTTGTTCGGGCGCAACTGGGGCTGCGCCCCCGGGCTTCAGGCGCCCTTCCTGCATTTCGAGGCCTGTTACTACCGCGCCATCGATTTCGCCATCGCCCACAAGATCAAGCGGGTCGAGGCCGGGGCCCAAGGCGAACATAAGGTGGCGCGCGGCTATCTGCCCAATGCCACCCATTCCGCCCATTGGATCAAGGACGAGGGTTTACGCCGCGCCGTCGAGAAATTCGTCGCTCATGAACGCGCGCTTTTAGCCGAGGACATGACCGAACAGGCGGAGCTTGGTCCCTACAAACAATCCACTTGAACCCCTTGTCGGCGAGAGAGACAATGACCAAGTGGAAAAGTCGTCTCCCCCAGGGCTGTGA
This is a stretch of genomic DNA from Magnetospirillum gryphiswaldense MSR-1 v2. It encodes these proteins:
- a CDS encoding GNAT family N-acetyltransferase, with the translated sequence MTDTLQAEIVGSIHAIPASDWNACAGAGNPFIRHGFLAALEQSRAVAGETGWLPRHVLIRDGHGEIVAVAPMYVKSHSYGEYVFDWGWAETYARAGGRYYPKLQCAVPFTPATGPRLLSRHDDPAHRLALAETMVRLASQAGMSSLHITFPTEAEADLLESAGFIRRLGCQYHWENADYGCFDDFLGHLSSRKRKQVRKERQAVAAQGFHITTLVGADIKARHWDAFHRFYENVIDRKWGSAYLTRAFFDHLSGSEVADKVVLVWVEQDGQPVAAAFNMLGDDTLFGRNWGCAPGLQAPFLHFEACYYRAIDFAIAHKIKRVEAGAQGEHKVARGYLPNATHSAHWIKDEGLRRAVEKFVAHERALLAEDMTEQAELGPYKQST